The following coding sequences lie in one Acropora palmata chromosome 3, jaAcrPala1.3, whole genome shotgun sequence genomic window:
- the LOC141875870 gene encoding NEDD8-activating enzyme E1 catalytic subunit-like: MEVEEQCSECPMFVENKADDWSGRWSHIQKLLMRSGPLAHQDFEPGPQVLEFMLESAKILVIGAGGLGCELLKDLALCGFRNIDVIDMDTIDVSNLNRQFLFRPKDIGRAKAEIAAEFVNSRIAGCKVTPHFKKIQDFDADFYRGFHLIVCGLDSIIARRWMNGMVLSLLEYDDDGILDQTSIIPVVDGGTEGFKGNARVIIPGLTACIECTLDLYPPQVNFPLCTIAHTPRLPEHCIEYAKVLVWPQEHPFGVGVPVDGDDPAHVQWIFLKAKERAYNYSIQGLTYRLTQGVVKHIIPAVASTNALIAAACALEVFKLVSSCCNPLNNYMVFNDTDGLYTYTFEAEKKEDCAACSQRPQVLTFPDDATLKSVIDFLNDSPTYQMKAPSLTTMVDGKNKTLYIQSVKSLEEKTRHNLPKKLKDIGLVDGQEIVVADSTTPKAIICKIQFASSME; this comes from the exons ATGGAAGTCGAGGAACAGTGTTCAGAATGCCC CATGTTTGTGGAAAATAAAGCCGATGACTGGTCAGGAAGATGGAGCCACATACAAAAGCTGTTGATGAGAAGTGGCCCTTTGGCTCACCAGGACTTTGAACCAGGACCCCAG GTTCTTGAATTTATGCTTGAGAGTGCAAAAATCTTGGTTATTGGAGCTGGAGGTTTAGGTTGTGAACTGTTGAAAGATCTT gCTCTTTGTGGATTTAGAAATATTGATGTGATTGATATGGACACAATAGATGTATCAAATTTAAATAGACAATTTTTGTTCAG aCCAAAAGATATTGGAAGAGCTAAGGCTGAAATAGCCGCGGAATTTGTCAACAGTCGCATCGCTGGTTGCAAGGTAACTCC ACATTTTAAAAAGATTCAAGACTTTGATGCAGATTTTTACAGAG GCTTTCACCTCATAGTTTGTGGACTGGACTCAATCATTGCAAGAAGATGGATGAACGGAATGGTG CTTAGTTTATTAgaatatgatgatgatggaaTCCTGGATCAAACAAGCATCATTCCAGTTGTAGATGGTGGCACAGAAG GTTTTAAAGGCAACGCAAGAGTCATTATCCCTGGACTAACAGCCTGTATTGAGTGCACACTTGATCTGTATCCTCCACAA gttaattttcctttgtgtACCATTGCACATACCCCCCGCCTTCCAGAACATTGTATAGAATATGCCAAAGTATTAGTTTGGCCTCAAGAACATCCTTTTGGAG TTGGTGTTCCAGTTGATGGAGATGACCCAGCTCATGTGCAGTGGATTTTTCTAAAAGCCAAGGAAAGAGCTTATAATTATAGCATACAAGGACTTACATACAGGCTTACGCAAG GTGTTGTCAAGCATATCATTCCAGCTGTGGCATCCACAAATGCTCTGATTGCTG CTGCCTGTGCTTTAGAGGTCTTCAAATTGGTCTCAAG TTGCTGTAATCCACTGAATAATTATATGGTGTTTAATGACACAGATGGACTGTATACTTACACTTTTGAGGCTGAGAAAAAG GAAGACTGTGCAGCCTGTAGCCAGCGACCTCAAGTTCTAACATTTCCAGATGATGCAACACTGAAATCAGTGATCGACTTTTTGAATGACAGTCCTACATA TCAAATGAAAGCCCCTAGTCTCACAACCATGGTTGAtggtaaaaacaaaaccttgTATATTCAG TCTGTGAAGTCTTTGGAGGAGAAAACCAGGCATAATCTacccaaaaaattgaaag ATATTGGACTGGTTGATGGTCAAGAGATAGTGGTTGCGGATTCAACTACCCCAAAAGCAATAATTTGCAAGATACAATTTGCATCTAGTATGGAATGA
- the LOC141875872 gene encoding uncharacterized protein LOC141875872, with product MINDLDTNAQQWKYVDDATVSEVVVKGGESHVQAIANRVIEWSHENRVQLNADKCRELRISFAKEQRVFDPIIIEGKEVELVTSTKLLGLTIANDLSWNDHVTEITKKASKRLYFLTQLKRVGVPKQDLALFYVSCVRSVIDYAAPVFFNGLPQYLKKELVRLEKRAVSVITSGKCNSAIEVGLTPILEHYYALCSRLFENIVSDPNHKLKALLPPDYDNSRYNLRRQRHFNMPRLCTNRTSNTFIYAMSKQFGL from the coding sequence ATGATTAACGACCTTGATACGAACGCACAGCAATGGAAATATGTGGACGACGCCACGGTGTCTGAGGTAGTAGTAAAGGGCGGAGAAAGTCACGTGCAAGCAATAGCTAACAGAGTAATTGAGTGGTCACACGAGAACAGAGTTCAACTAAACGCCGATAAGTGCAGAGAACTCAGGATCTCCTTTGCTAAAGAGCAAAGAGTCTTTGATCCCATCATCATAGAAGGAAAGGAGGTAGAGTTAGTCACTAGTACAAAGTTACTAGGCCTTACAATAGCGAACGATCTATCATGGAATGACCATGTAACTGAAATAACTAAAAAGGCTAGCAAGAGACTCTATTTCCTAACTCAGTTAAAGAGAGTGGGAGTTCCGAAACAAGATCTAGCACTGTTCTACGTATCGTGCGTGAGATCTGTTATTGATTATGCAGCACCTGTCTTTTTCAACGGTCTCCCCCAGTACTTAAAGAAAGAGCTGGTACGGCTCGAGAAAAGAGCAGTATCAGTAATAACCTCAGGAAAATGCAATTCGGCAATAGAAGTGGGGTTAACACCCATTTTGGAGCATTATTACGCATTATGTAGCAggctttttgaaaacattgtcAGTGATCCAAACCATAAATTGAAGGCGCTCCTTCCACCAGACTATGACAATTCACGTTATAACTTAAGACGACAGCGTCATTTTAATATGCCAAGGCTTTGTACGAACAGAACAAGTAACACTTTTATATATGCGATGTCGAAACAGTTCGGGCTGTAG
- the LOC141875871 gene encoding transmembrane protein with metallophosphoesterase domain-like: MMVNNVKNCKMDRVLIALGAIVSLNVMSILGTSFLNLNEKTKYKLILVQALLTVQSVMFFSARYLWIRLCCPLFNHPSFFNRALLTIVILVLGLSQSSIVLGLIFSGEEPHWISLLSYSCLGVLILLTTTTVLSDLFSSASGLLQRSGSKPSSTQYARLQIIVIVILSALFTALALHNGLKEPLLKTVRIPIKDLPAEFHGFTIVHLPDLHVGPTVGKTMLNKVVEASNKLNPDAITLAGDLVDSTVFQIRQAVKPLLKLKARYGVYFVTGNHEYYTGDVDGWLKELEYLGVTPLQNSHVVLTHPKKPLAKLCIAGVDDTEGRFLRSGDHGMDIGKALKGVDPDTPTILLAHRPKAAKLALDSHRVDIVLSGHTHGGQLFPIHLWHLLREPYFAGLYQHEKGSHVYISSGVHFWGMPMRLWSEAEITLVTLIASK; this comes from the exons ATGATGGTGAACAACGTAAAGAATTGTAAAATGGATCGGGTCCTCATTGCACTGGGTGCGATCGTCAGCTTGAATGTTATGTCTATTTTGGGAACTTCGTTTCTAAATCTAAACGAAAAAACCAAGTACAAGCTTATACTAGTTCAAGCGTTGCTGACCGTGCAATCGGTCATGTTTTTCAGCGCAAGATACTTGTGGATACGATTGTGTTGTCCACTTTTCAACCatccttctttttttaacagagCACTTTTGACAATAGTAATATTGGTTCTTGGCTTATCACAGAGTAGCATTGTGTTAGGGCTTATCTTTTCCGGCGAAGAGCCTCACTGGATTTCACTGTTGTCCTATTCTTGCTTGGGAGTGTTGATTTTGTTAACCACAACAACGGTACTCTCTGATTTATTTTCATCTGCGTCCGGGCTTTTACAGAGGTCTGGGTCAAAACCTTCAAGTACACAGTATGCCAGATtacaaattattgtaattgtaATACTTTCGGCCTTGTTTACGGCGCTGGCTTTGCACAATGGACTTAAGGAACCGTTGCTAAAAACGGTACGTATTCCTATCAAGGATCTGCCAGCAGAATTCCATGGGTTTACTATTGTTCATCTACCAGATTTGCATGTTGGGCCCACTGTTGGGAAAACAATGCTGAATAAGGTGGTTGAAGCTTCCAACAAGTTAAACCCTGACGCCATCACGCTAGCTGGAGATCTGGTAGATTCTACTGTTTTCCAAATTCGCCAAGCTGTTAAGCCATTGCTTAAGTTGAAAGCAAGATATGGTGTTTATTTTGTAACAG GGAACCATGAGTACTACACTGGAGATGTTGATGGATGGCTGAAGGAATTGGAATACCTTGGTGTCACACCTCTTCAGAACTCTCATGTTGTCCTCACACATCCAAAAAAACCTCTGGCAAAACTTTGCATTGCTGGTGTCGATGACACAGAGGGAAGATTTCTAAG atCAGGAGATCATGGTATGGATATTGGAAAGGCCTTGAAAGGAGTAGATCCGGACACTCCAACAATCCTTCTTGCACATCGACCAAAAGCAGCAAAGCTTGCTTTAGACAGCCACAGAGTTGACATTGTTCTTAGTGGCCATACTCATGGTGGGCAACTGTTTCCCATACATCTCTGGCACCTTCTTAGGGAGCCCTACTTTGCAGGACTGTATCAACATGAAAAAGGGTCACATGTTTACATATCTAGTGGTGTTCATTTTTGGGGAATGCCAATGAGGTTATGGTCAGAAGCAGAAATCACTTTGGTTACATTAATTGCATCTAAATAA